DNA sequence from the Candidatus Methylomirabilota bacterium genome:
GGCGGCCAGCGCCGAGCCGAATGGCAGGCCGACGAGCACGAACATGCTCCACGTCACGCGGTTCGGGAAGCCGACGAGCGGATAGGTGAGGAGATGGCCCGTGTTGGCGGCGAAGGTGAGGCCGGTCGGACTGCCTCCGTAGGACGACAGATACCAGCCGAGCGCGATCACCAGGCCCATGACGCTCCCGGTCAGCGGCCATTTCCACTTCCCGTGCTCCGGCTCGGCGGCGCCCCGGGCGAGCCAGAGCGCGGCCAGCACGACCACTCCCGCGATCACCGGCCACGGGCCGACGCCCAGGAGGTGATAGAGCGTCGCCGGCTGGTCCCCGGCCAGAAGCTCGTGCTCCTGGAGGGTCTTCCGGACCGGAGCGAGGACGCCCACATTGGTGGCGGTGGCACCCAGCGCGAAGCCGAACAGAACGATCCAGGCCCCGAGCGCCCCCTCGCCGAGGCGGTACCAGGAGCTCCCGGCGCAACCACCGCTCAGAATCATCCCGATCCCGAAGACAAAGCCACCGACGAGGTTGGCGACCCAGTGAAAGGGCCGGACCGGCAGCTCCGCGATCCCGAGGGCCGGCGCGTAGCTCCCGGCCAGGGCCAGGAGGTGCGTGCCGACGATGGCCACCACCAGCGCCAGGACGTAGGCCCGCGCGATGGAGCCGTCGCCGGTGAGGACGAGGTTCGAGAGCGCCCGGGTCAGGCAGAATCCACCGCGCTGCGCGCAGTAGCCGAACACGAAGCCGGCCAGGAGGGCCGTCGCCGCGAAGACGCCGAACGAAGACTCGTCCACGGCGCCGATCTTAGCCCGAGGGCGGAAGCCCGGCAACCGCCCGGGTCCCGCCGCCCCCTCCGGCTGCCTTGTGACCCGCCGGGAGGCCGGCTATACTCGCCTCATCGTGTTTCTCGCCCTCCTGGTTTCGCTCGGATTCGTCGGAGGGTTTCTCTCGGGGCTTCTCGGT
Encoded proteins:
- a CDS encoding YeeE/YedE family protein, whose product is MDESSFGVFAATALLAGFVFGYCAQRGGFCLTRALSNLVLTGDGSIARAYVLALVVAIVGTHLLALAGSYAPALGIAELPVRPFHWVANLVGGFVFGIGMILSGGCAGSSWYRLGEGALGAWIVLFGFALGATATNVGVLAPVRKTLQEHELLAGDQPATLYHLLGVGPWPVIAGVVVLAALWLARGAAEPEHGKWKWPLTGSVMGLVIALGWYLSSYGGSPTGLTFAANTGHLLTYPLVGFPNRVTWSMFVLVGLPFGSALAAWQTRQFRWKAPPGFTSVQLFAGGLTMGVGALIAEGCNITQGLTNAATLALGSLTAFGAMLAGGWAALWMLFLRKS